Proteins from one Lacrimispora sphenoides genomic window:
- a CDS encoding arsenate reductase ArsC — MVKVAFICVHNSCRSQIAEALGRHLAGDVMECYSAGTETKPQINQDAVRLMRQIYNIDMEATQYSKLLAEIPPVDIVVTMGCNVQCPFLPCKRREDWGLNDPTGKSDHEFIETIRVIETRIINLAEELGR, encoded by the coding sequence ATGGTAAAGGTAGCGTTTATTTGTGTTCATAATTCTTGCCGTAGTCAAATTGCAGAGGCGTTAGGCCGTCATCTTGCAGGTGATGTTATGGAATGCTATTCAGCAGGAACGGAAACCAAACCACAAATTAATCAAGACGCTGTGCGTCTAATGAGACAGATTTACAATATTGATATGGAGGCAACGCAATATAGCAAACTCTTGGCAGAAATCCCACCCGTGGATATTGTGGTGACAATGGGCTGCAACGTCCAATGCCCATTCCTGCCATGTAAGCGTCGTGAGGATTGGGGATTGAACGATCCTACTGGCAAGAGCGACCATGAATTTATTGAAACAATTCGCGTTATTGAAACAAGGATTATAAATTTAGCCGAAGAATTAGGCCGATAG
- the arsA gene encoding arsenical pump-driving ATPase yields MNLFDPLTIKLTKYLFYTGKGGVGKTSVACATAVSLADSGKRVLLISTDPASNLQDVFSMELTNKGTPIPDVPNLVVANLDPIKAAAEYRESVIAPYRGKLPGAVLANMEEQLSGSCTVEIAAFNEFSNFITDGKIQQEYDHIIFDTAPTGHTLRMLQLPSAWSDFISESTHGASCLGQLSGLESKKVIYKQAVETLADGNLTTLILVTRPETAPFKEAARASGELSSLGVRNQMLVINGVLTEYSDSLSSNLYEKQQTAISTMPVSIQTLPLHMVPLRAYNVTGLENVRALLNTDHVTVHNETLIAVHVPTLNNVIDELAASGKRVIFTMGKGGVGKTTVAAAVALGLAKRGEKVHLTTTDPAAHLKFVLDENCGVSMSHIDEAEELKKYQSEVLDKARASGMSDGDIAYVEEDLRSPCTQEIAVFRAFAEIVDKADDQIVVIDTAPTGHTLLLLESTQSYNHEIQRTKGEIPESVKKLLPRLKSDETEVLIVTLPEATPVYEALRLEDDLKRAGISAKWWIINQSLYGTDTTNPMLAAKASNEVEWINRVDKHSGSKFTLITWSGEEIKGDRLLTL; encoded by the coding sequence GTGAATTTATTCGATCCACTTACTATCAAACTTACAAAATACCTTTTCTATACCGGCAAGGGCGGCGTGGGAAAAACCAGCGTTGCCTGCGCCACCGCTGTATCGCTGGCAGATAGTGGAAAACGGGTGCTGCTAATCAGTACCGACCCAGCCTCTAATTTACAAGACGTTTTTTCGATGGAGCTAACAAACAAGGGGACTCCGATTCCCGACGTGCCTAATTTAGTTGTGGCGAATCTCGATCCAATTAAAGCCGCTGCTGAATATCGGGAAAGCGTCATTGCTCCTTATCGCGGCAAACTTCCTGGCGCTGTTCTCGCTAATATGGAGGAACAGCTTTCTGGCTCCTGCACCGTGGAGATCGCAGCGTTTAATGAATTTTCCAATTTTATCACAGACGGTAAAATACAACAGGAATATGACCATATTATTTTTGACACCGCACCCACTGGCCATACGCTGCGTATGCTTCAGCTTCCGTCCGCATGGAGTGATTTTATCAGCGAAAGCACTCACGGTGCCTCCTGTTTGGGCCAGCTTTCCGGTCTGGAAAGCAAAAAGGTGATTTACAAGCAGGCAGTGGAAACTTTGGCAGACGGGAACCTGACCACATTAATCCTTGTGACACGTCCCGAAACAGCACCGTTCAAAGAAGCAGCACGGGCTTCCGGCGAACTTTCCTCCCTAGGAGTTCGCAATCAAATGCTGGTTATCAATGGTGTACTAACTGAATACAGCGACTCGCTTTCTTCCAATCTGTATGAGAAACAGCAGACCGCAATTAGCACTATGCCGGTAAGTATACAAACGCTTCCGCTTCATATGGTTCCCTTGCGTGCCTATAACGTCACAGGGCTTGAAAATGTGCGTGCCTTGTTAAATACTGACCATGTAACTGTACACAACGAAACGCTGATTGCCGTTCATGTTCCTACGTTGAATAATGTGATTGACGAACTGGCAGCAAGCGGTAAGCGCGTTATTTTCACGATGGGTAAAGGTGGCGTAGGTAAGACAACTGTTGCCGCTGCTGTTGCATTGGGTCTTGCAAAACGTGGAGAAAAAGTTCATCTTACAACTACCGATCCTGCTGCACATCTCAAATTTGTACTAGACGAAAACTGTGGTGTTTCTATGAGCCATATCGATGAGGCCGAAGAACTGAAAAAATACCAGTCCGAAGTGCTTGACAAGGCCCGCGCGTCTGGTATGAGCGATGGAGATATTGCCTATGTTGAGGAAGATCTGCGTTCTCCCTGCACACAGGAAATTGCTGTGTTTCGAGCCTTTGCAGAAATAGTTGATAAAGCCGACGATCAAATAGTAGTGATTGATACAGCACCTACCGGCCATACCTTGCTTTTGCTGGAATCCACTCAAAGTTACAATCATGAGATCCAGCGAACAAAAGGTGAAATCCCTGAATCAGTGAAGAAACTTCTTCCAAGGCTGAAATCTGATGAAACCGAAGTTCTTATTGTGACCCTGCCCGAAGCAACACCTGTTTATGAGGCATTGCGTTTGGAGGATGATTTGAAGCGGGCAGGTATATCCGCTAAGTGGTGGATTATCAACCAATCATTGTACGGCACGGATACCACTAATCCTATGTTGGCGGCAAAGGCATCAAATGAGGTTGAATGGATTAATCGTGTTGATAAACATTCTGGTAGTAAATTTACGTTAATTACATGGAGTGGTGAAGAAATCAAAGGCGACCGTTTATTAACACTTTGA
- the arsD gene encoding arsenite efflux transporter metallochaperone ArsD, translated as MSKKLSIDFLYLDLNTCDRCMATDSTLIEALAELSGVLEALDYQVIVNNVNITTKELAELYHFLSSPTIRVNGFDICGNVTENNCCSCGEICGDNVDCRTFTYEGKTYDQPPKAMVIDGILRAIYGEFPTESLSYTLPANLERFFTGRDSKINSMKEGNFMKTMQIFEPAMCCSTGLCGVGVDPELLRISTVLDTLKKNGVTVDRFNLNSAPMEFVNNKAVNDFINDKGPAGLPATLIDGKIVLTGKYPTNAEFTEWLALSAGLLGKPVEKAQGNEGCCCKGGCC; from the coding sequence ATGTCAAAGAAATTAAGTATTGATTTTCTTTATCTGGACTTGAATACCTGTGATCGTTGCATGGCTACGGATAGCACATTAATTGAAGCTCTTGCAGAACTTTCCGGTGTACTAGAAGCACTGGACTACCAAGTTATAGTAAACAATGTCAATATCACTACAAAGGAACTCGCAGAACTATACCATTTTTTAAGCTCCCCAACCATACGGGTGAACGGTTTTGACATTTGTGGCAACGTCACCGAAAACAACTGTTGCAGCTGTGGCGAAATTTGTGGTGACAATGTGGATTGCAGAACATTTACCTATGAGGGCAAGACCTACGACCAGCCTCCAAAAGCAATGGTTATAGATGGTATCTTACGCGCAATTTATGGGGAGTTCCCGACTGAAAGCCTCTCCTACACACTGCCTGCTAATTTGGAACGCTTCTTCACGGGACGCGATTCTAAAATAAATTCAATGAAAGAAGGTAACTTTATGAAAACAATGCAAATTTTTGAACCTGCTATGTGCTGCTCGACTGGACTTTGCGGAGTAGGGGTTGATCCCGAATTACTTCGTATCTCTACTGTACTTGATACGTTGAAAAAGAACGGCGTAACTGTTGATCGTTTTAATCTCAACAGCGCACCAATGGAGTTTGTTAATAATAAGGCTGTGAATGACTTCATCAATGATAAAGGGCCGGCTGGCTTGCCCGCTACCCTGATAGACGGAAAGATCGTTTTGACCGGCAAATACCCCACCAATGCGGAGTTTACAGAGTGGTTAGCCCTGTCCGCCGGTCTGTTGGGAAAACCAGTAGAAAAGGCGCAGGGAAATGAGGGCTGCTGCTGCAAAGGAGGTTGCTGCTAA
- the arsB gene encoding ACR3 family arsenite efflux transporter, with protein MKSDKQTDIGFFQKYLTVWVILCMVIGVLIGRFLPAIPDFMNQFEYAKVSIPMAVLIWLMIYPMMMKVDFQSIKNVGKNPKGLYVTWITNWVIKPFTMYALASLFFFVIFKAFISPDLATQYLAGAVLLGAAPCTAMVFVWSSLTNGNPAYTVVQVATNDLIILVAFVPIVKFLLGVSNVSVPWDTLILSVVLFVVIPLAGGMLTRTLVIKKKGEEYFNNTFVKKFDGVTTIGLLLTLVLVFAFQGETIIRNPLHIVLIAVPLIIQTFLIFFIAYFTARLLKLPYSISAPAGMIGASNFFELSVAVAIALFGTSSAAALATTVGVLTEVPVMLFLVKIANKTTHWFPEPNVKK; from the coding sequence ATGAAATCAGATAAGCAAACAGACATAGGCTTTTTTCAAAAATATCTCACCGTATGGGTTATTCTCTGTATGGTGATAGGCGTATTAATAGGAAGGTTTTTGCCAGCTATCCCCGATTTTATGAATCAGTTTGAATATGCCAAAGTATCTATACCGATGGCAGTTTTAATCTGGCTGATGATTTACCCTATGATGATGAAAGTAGATTTTCAAAGTATTAAAAATGTTGGCAAAAATCCCAAAGGGTTGTATGTAACATGGATTACTAACTGGGTTATTAAGCCGTTTACAATGTATGCATTAGCTTCACTGTTTTTCTTTGTAATTTTCAAAGCATTCATCTCGCCAGATTTGGCAACGCAATATCTGGCAGGCGCGGTACTTTTAGGAGCTGCACCATGTACTGCGATGGTTTTTGTGTGGAGCAGCTTAACGAATGGGAATCCTGCTTATACCGTTGTACAGGTAGCAACCAACGACCTTATTATTTTAGTAGCCTTTGTACCCATAGTAAAATTCCTTCTTGGCGTTTCCAATGTTTCTGTACCGTGGGATACTCTAATTTTATCGGTAGTGCTGTTTGTAGTAATTCCGCTGGCAGGTGGAATGTTGACCAGAACACTGGTAATCAAAAAGAAAGGTGAAGAATATTTCAACAATACTTTTGTTAAAAAATTTGATGGTGTTACAACTATAGGATTATTGTTAACGCTGGTACTGGTTTTTGCGTTCCAAGGAGAAACAATAATCCGCAATCCTCTACACATTGTCTTAATCGCTGTACCACTGATTATTCAGACGTTCCTGATTTTCTTTATCGCTTACTTTACTGCCCGACTACTGAAGCTGCCATACTCTATTTCCGCACCAGCCGGAATGATCGGCGCGTCAAACTTTTTTGAACTATCTGTCGCTGTGGCTATCGCACTGTTTGGTACCAGCTCTGCCGCTGCGCTTGCTACTACCGTTGGGGTCTTAACTGAAGTACCCGTGATGCTTTTTCTTGTGAAAATAGCAAATAAAACCACCCATTGGTTCCCAGAACCCAATGTCAAAAAGTAA
- a CDS encoding ArsR/SmtB family transcription factor encodes MEEKYIQNAKVLKALSDPKRLRIVDMLSCGELCACSILEKFHITQPTLSHDMKVLMGAGLVKARPEGKWIYYSLNDEHLKAFYQQLGEIFNSKPDCICHRKGGDI; translated from the coding sequence ATGGAAGAAAAATATATTCAGAATGCCAAAGTCCTTAAGGCTTTGTCCGATCCAAAACGATTACGAATTGTCGATATGCTTTCTTGCGGTGAGCTGTGCGCCTGTAGTATTTTGGAGAAGTTTCATATTACCCAGCCAACCCTATCCCATGATATGAAAGTGTTGATGGGTGCTGGTTTAGTGAAAGCAAGACCGGAAGGTAAATGGATTTATTACTCATTGAATGATGAACACCTAAAAGCTTTTTATCAGCAGTTAGGAGAGATATTCAATTCGAAACCCGATTGCATTTGCCATCGTAAAGGTGGTGATATATAG